In a genomic window of Gammaproteobacteria bacterium:
- a CDS encoding glycosyltransferase: MIGPAGVSVVIPTRDRAYCLGRALESVLDQTVPPGEIVVVDDGSEDDTRTLVNGFPGIRYLRQATGGVSSARNRGIREARGRWLAFLDSDDAWRPEKLARQCDALSARSDFLVCHTDEVWIRRGRRVNPMRKHAKHGGRIFDKCLPRCVVSPSAAMIHRRVFDTVGTFDEDLPACEDYDLWLRICARFPVLYIEDRLITKYGGHDDQLSRRYRAMDRFRLRALEKLLETGDLCDADAAAARDTLLEKTDILIRGARKHGNLDLLARCERLQSRFAPPFGGFTSA, translated from the coding sequence ATGATCGGACCCGCCGGCGTCTCGGTGGTCATCCCCACTCGCGACCGCGCATACTGCCTGGGACGCGCGCTGGAATCGGTTCTGGACCAGACGGTGCCGCCCGGCGAGATCGTCGTCGTCGACGACGGGTCGGAGGACGATACCCGCACCCTGGTGAACGGGTTTCCCGGGATACGCTACCTGCGGCAGGCCACCGGCGGGGTCAGTTCGGCGCGCAACCGCGGGATTCGTGAGGCTCGAGGCAGATGGCTCGCGTTCCTCGACTCGGACGACGCCTGGCGTCCCGAGAAGCTGGCCCGCCAGTGTGACGCCCTGTCGGCCCGCAGCGATTTCCTCGTCTGCCACACCGATGAGGTGTGGATTCGCCGGGGCCGGCGCGTCAATCCGATGCGCAAACACGCCAAGCACGGTGGCCGGATCTTTGACAAGTGCCTGCCCCGTTGCGTGGTCTCGCCCTCCGCCGCGATGATTCATCGCCGCGTGTTCGATACGGTAGGGACCTTCGATGAAGACCTCCCGGCCTGCGAGGACTACGACCTATGGCTGCGGATCTGCGCCCGCTTCCCGGTTCTCTATATCGAAGACAGGCTGATCACGAAGTATGGCGGTCACGACGACCAGTTGTCCCGGCGCTACCGGGCCATGGACCGGTTCCGCCTGCGCGCGCTCGAAAAGCTGCTCGAGACGGGGGATCTCTGTGATGCGGATGCGGCGGCGGCCCGCGACACCCTGCTCGAAAAAACCGATATCCTCATCCGGGGCGCGCGAAAACACGGCAATCTCGATCTGCTGGCCCGCTGCGAGAGACTGCAATCGCGCTTCGCGCCCCCATTCGGCGGTTTTACGAGCGCATGA
- a CDS encoding DNA photolyase has translation MTRHIYVENAVADHPTALGILKRFPRATVVPCDRYTEVFNPRSQNFRLQKRRPATILARKHDGLVLEAPDGYRIGEGPGYYFSHMLNCVYDCRYCFLQGMYRSAHQVVFVNYEDFTRELSATISRHRGQPVWFFSGYDCDSLAWEPVTRFVAHFLPFLERHPSAHLEIRTKSTQVRSLLCRRPLENVVVAFSLSPGKVAASLEHRTPSPEARIDAMARVQAAGWPTGLRLDPLILHDGYRGGYRALLKALFARVDARTLHSVSLGPFRLPRTYFRNLRSLYPDEPLFAGPLVERGGMVSYGEDAETAMRRVCLEELGQYVPEERIFPCTWGG, from the coding sequence TTGACCCGCCACATCTATGTCGAGAATGCGGTCGCCGATCACCCCACGGCGCTGGGGATACTGAAACGCTTTCCCCGCGCAACTGTTGTCCCGTGTGACAGGTACACGGAGGTCTTCAACCCGCGGTCGCAGAACTTTCGCCTGCAGAAACGTCGCCCCGCGACGATCCTGGCAAGAAAACACGATGGCCTCGTGCTTGAAGCGCCGGACGGTTATCGCATCGGCGAAGGCCCCGGTTACTACTTCTCGCACATGTTGAACTGCGTCTATGACTGCCGTTACTGCTTCCTTCAGGGGATGTATCGCTCGGCGCACCAGGTGGTCTTCGTCAACTACGAGGATTTCACGCGGGAACTGTCCGCGACGATCTCGCGCCATCGCGGCCAGCCGGTCTGGTTCTTTTCCGGGTACGACTGCGACAGCCTCGCCTGGGAGCCGGTGACCCGGTTCGTGGCGCATTTCCTGCCGTTCCTCGAACGGCACCCGTCGGCTCACCTGGAGATCCGCACCAAGAGCACCCAGGTCCGCAGCCTGCTCTGCCGCCGACCGCTCGAGAACGTGGTCGTGGCCTTCAGCCTCTCGCCGGGGAAAGTGGCAGCATCTCTGGAACACAGGACGCCCTCGCCGGAGGCCCGCATCGACGCCATGGCACGCGTCCAGGCCGCGGGCTGGCCAACCGGCCTGCGACTCGACCCGCTGATCCTCCACGACGGTTACCGGGGGGGTTACCGTGCCCTGTTGAAGGCGCTGTTCGCGCGGGTCGACGCCCGGACCCTGCACTCTGTCAGCCTCGGCCCCTTCCGGCTGCCGCGCACCTATTTCCGAAACCTGCGCTCGCTCTACCCGGACGAACCGCTGTTCGCCGGGCCCCTGGTCGAGCGCGGTGGCATGGTGTCCTATGGCGAGGACGCCGAGACGGCGATGCGCCGGGTCTGTCTCGAGGAACTGGGGCAATACGTGCCCGAGGAGCGCATCTTTCCCTGCACCTGGGGCGGCTAA
- a CDS encoding phosphoribosylaminoimidazolesuccinocarboxamide synthase has protein sequence MEIDHLKQLYRGKVRDLFEVDDEHMLIVTSDRISAFDVILPTPIPGKGEVLTEISNFWFARMRDLVPNHLCEIPLDSVIGDPELRCFLAPRSVIARRLKSLPVEAIVRGYLIGSGWKDYQRNGSLCGIRLPRGLRQADRLPEPLFTPSTKAEVGDHDVNIDFDRAAAIVGAATAGRIRELSLEIYRRAADYALGRGIIIADTKFEFGLDADGEVVLIDEVLTPDSSRFWPAESYRPGTSPPSFDKQFVRDYLETLDWDKRPPAPALPDVIVKKTGEKYRQALTLLTA, from the coding sequence ATGGAAATCGATCACCTCAAACAGCTATACCGAGGTAAGGTCCGGGACCTGTTCGAGGTGGATGACGAACATATGCTGATCGTCACATCGGACCGGATCTCCGCATTCGACGTGATCCTGCCGACCCCGATCCCGGGTAAAGGTGAGGTCCTGACGGAGATCTCGAATTTCTGGTTCGCCAGGATGCGCGACCTGGTACCGAATCACCTGTGCGAAATCCCGCTCGACTCGGTAATCGGCGACCCCGAACTGCGGTGCTTCCTTGCGCCGCGAAGTGTCATCGCGCGTCGGCTGAAGTCCCTGCCCGTGGAAGCCATCGTGCGTGGCTATCTCATCGGCTCCGGCTGGAAGGACTACCAGCGCAATGGAAGCCTGTGTGGTATCCGGCTCCCCAGGGGGTTGCGACAGGCGGACAGGCTCCCTGAGCCGCTGTTTACCCCGTCGACCAAGGCGGAGGTGGGGGACCACGATGTCAATATCGATTTCGACCGGGCAGCGGCAATCGTGGGGGCGGCAACGGCCGGGCGGATTCGGGAGCTGAGCCTGGAGATCTACCGGCGGGCTGCCGACTACGCCCTGGGCCGGGGCATCATCATCGCCGACACCAAATTCGAGTTCGGCCTGGACGCCGATGGCGAGGTGGTGCTGATCGACGAGGTGCTGACCCCGGACTCCTCGCGATTCTGGCCAGCGGAGAGCTACCGTCCGGGGACCAGTCCCCCGAGCTTCGACAAGCAATTCGTCCGCGACTACCTGGAAACGCTGGACTGGGACAAGCGACCGCCCGCTCCGGCGCTGCCTGACGTCATCGTGAAGAAGACCGGAGAGAAATACCGCCAGGCGCTCACTCTGCTTACCGCCTGA